From a single Arachis hypogaea cultivar Tifrunner chromosome 3, arahy.Tifrunner.gnm2.J5K5, whole genome shotgun sequence genomic region:
- the LOC112775187 gene encoding uncharacterized protein, with product MADVPPPSTSKLMRMVTELQQANQRMADENQLMAAQIAELNHAQIENNNARRQQTENDEHHSDPSHVSETNQAEEPQLEDKNEEPDELIGPFTPEVMNFKLPKRFTLPLTLTPYDGLGDPKKFLKKFRSIMIVNGASDIILCRCFPNYLDGPTLDWLCALPAGSISRFQQLAKLFEEHFAGFAIYLHDSDYLNTIKQGQNESLKDYITRFSKVAISIPNLHPEVYLHAIKSGLWPEKFQETIAVAKPKTLAEFRKKVKGQIDIEELRQARKSEKTHFKDDDKVPNSKKNFKLTPRFDSYMQFNTKHKDIIKKIPNSKLIKPPRKAGTYQDAKNVDKSKYCAFYQKHGHTTDDCVVAKDLLERLARQGHLDKYIGGHMHKRSTTNDLAEQSHRDKEKATPSTYERPRGIINYISGGYASGGHSNSARKRSYQAICSVDSPDVGTDVNTPLPQVTFTHEDFNSSIQNLDDLVVITLQLGDLLVKKVLLDPGSSADVLFYSTFQKMKLSNNVLQSTDGDLVGFSGERVLIIGSVWLNTTLGEHPLSKTCDIQYLVVVCLSPYNLILGRPFLNKFGAIVSTVHLCVKFPLQDDHVVIIHGDQKEARQCYNISMKLQNHSQQQINNVDINNNNSALASEKDLHHLMTCKKFILLMTLTNSPL from the coding sequence ATGGCTGACGTACCACCTCCTTCCACATCCAAACTTATGCGAATGGTAACCGAGTTGCAACAAGCCAATCAGCGGATGGCAGATGAAAATCAACTGATGGCCGCTCAAATCGCTGAACTGAACCATGCTCAGATCGAGAACAATAACGCTCGTCGACAACAAACAGAAAATGATGAGCATCATTCTGACCCCTCTCATGTTTCGGAGACCAATCAGGCTGAGGAACCCCAGCTTGAAGACAAAAACGAGGAACCTGACGAACTTATAGGACCTTTCACACCAGAAGTAATGAACTTCAAGCTACCAAAGAGATTCACCTTGCCGCTAACCCTCACACCTTATGATGGCCTCGGAGATCCGAAGAAATTTCTCAAAAAATTCCGATCAATAATGATTGTCAACGGTGCATCTGATATTATTTTATGCCGTTGCTTTCCGAATTATTTAGACGGTCCTACACTTGATTGGTTGTGTGCTTTGCCTGCAGGGTCCATTTCAAGATTCCAACAACTAGCCAAGCTCTTTGAGGAACACTTTGCTGGATTTGCAATTTACCTGCACGATTCGGATTATCTGAATACAATCAAACAAGGACAAAATGAAAGTCTAAAGGATTACATAACTCGCTTCTCCAAGGTCGCCATCAGCATACCAAACCTTCACCCTGAAGTCTACCTTCACGCAATTAAAAGCGGACTCTGGCCCGAAAAGTTCCAAGAAACCATTGCTGTGGCTAAGCCGAAAACTCTTGCCGAGTTCCGCAAAAAGGTGAAAGGTCAAATTGATATTGAAGAACTAAGACAAGCCCGGAAGTCGGAGAAAACACATTTCAAAGATGACGACAAGGTGCCAAACagtaagaaaaattttaaactaactCCTCGGTTTGACTCTTATATGCAGTTCAACACCAAACACAAGGATATCATCAAAAAAATCCCGAATTCGAAGTTAATCAAACCACCAAGGAAGGCTGGTACCTATCAAGATGCTAAGAACGTGGATAAGTCCAAGTATTGTGCATTCTACCAAAAGCACGGCCACACTACCGACGACTGTGTGGTGGCAAAAGACCTCCTGGAAAGACTAGCTCGGCAAGGCCACCTCGACAAATATATCGGAGGACACATGCATAAACGTTCCACAACCAATGACCTAGCCGAACAATCACATCGGGACAAAGAAAAGGCAACACCAAGCACTTATGAAAGGCCCCGAGGTATAATTAACTATATTTCAGGAGGATACGCCAGCGGAGGACATTCAAATTCAGCTAGGAAAAGATCGTACCAAGCAATATGCTCGGTAGACAGCCCAGATGTTGGAACCGACGTCAACACACCACTCCCACAGGTCACATTTACACATGAGGACTTCAATTCTAGTATACAAAACCTAGATGACCTTGTTGTCATCACCCTACAATTGGGAGATTTGTTGGTAAAGAAGGTCCTCCTGGACCCTGGAAGCAGCGCCGACGTTCTCTTCTACTcaacatttcaaaaaatgaagTTAAGCAACAATGTTCTGCAGTCAACAGACGGAGACCTAGTCGGTTTCTCGGGTGAGCGAGTTTTGATAATAGGCTCAGTGTGGTTAAACACCACACTAGGTGAACATCCTCTTTCAAAAACATGTGACATTCAATATTTAGTAGTAGTTTGCTTAAGTCCATATAATCTTATACTTGGTCGACCTTTTTTAAACAAGTTCGGCGCAATTGTATCTACAGTTCATCTGTGTGTTAAGTTTCCTCTGCAGGATGACCACGTCGTTATAATACATGGAGACCAAAAGGAAGCGCGACAATGCTACAATATCAGCATGAAATTACAAAATCATTCACAACAACAGATCAACAATGTTGacattaacaacaacaactcagCACTGGCTTCCGAGAAAGACCTTCACCATCTGATGACTTGCAAAAAGTTTATTTTACTGATGACCCTAACAAATTCACCTTTGTAG